A genomic window from Actinomycetaceae bacterium MB13-C1-2 includes:
- the metE gene encoding 5-methyltetrahydropteroyltriglutamate--homocysteine S-methyltransferase yields the protein MIEPTSPNTFETATAPVNERPTVTTSFPKATIIGYPRIGPDRELKKATEKYWKGELSGDELHFAVTALRDSTYDRLTDLGLEPKDYAIPESFSLYDQVLDTAVTLGAVPERYQDLKGLDRYFALARGTDKLPALEMTKWFDTNYHYLVPELSPSTVFGFEDQGKIEEFRRARDTGYVVRPTLIGPVTFLALSKAAEGAPANWTPLELIDSIVTAYREALTAFAGAGVEWIQFDEPALTTDNLGVARDELIEVAKRVWSDLSTHNDRPQLLVTLPYGNGSRAAATLAETDVEAIHIDLKRTPEPDAVLSKALARKTLVAGVVEGRNIWRADLRKAVTTLQNLQLLGVTDLSAATATSLQHVPITADIEQWDDPALNEALHRWLSFADQKVQEVAVLGLGLADGWDSIREEIEASDQAIRSRASFEGVIRADVRARTASVTAADTQREDSATRQKAQAEVLQLPPLPTTTIGSFPQTQKIRRARAAHARGQLTESQYHDAMKAEIESVIRLQEELDLDVLVHGEAERNDMVQYFAEQLDGYAVTRNGWVQSYGTRCTRPSILWGDVSRPEPMTVDWTAYAASLTDKPVKGMLTGPTTMIAWSFPREDLPFGEVAAQIGLALQDEVKDLETAGIRVIQVDEPALRELLPLDESRHQDYLDQSVRAFRLATSDVDVATQIHTHLCYSEFGQVLDAILGLNADVTSIEAARSRMELLEDVDTADLIRGLGPGVWDIHSPRVPGAEELAELLLTAAKSVPTDLLWVNPDCGLKTRGYTETEQSLRNLVQAAKAVRAQLQEAGD from the coding sequence ATGATCGAACCAACTTCCCCGAACACTTTTGAAACGGCAACCGCTCCAGTAAACGAAAGGCCCACCGTGACCACTTCTTTCCCCAAGGCAACAATCATCGGCTACCCGCGCATCGGGCCCGATCGCGAGCTAAAGAAGGCCACCGAGAAGTACTGGAAGGGCGAACTCAGTGGCGATGAATTGCACTTCGCTGTAACCGCGCTTCGTGATTCCACCTATGATCGGCTCACTGATCTAGGGTTGGAGCCGAAAGATTACGCTATTCCAGAATCATTCTCCCTCTACGACCAGGTACTTGATACAGCGGTTACCCTCGGTGCGGTTCCAGAGCGATACCAAGACCTCAAAGGACTCGACCGTTACTTCGCCCTGGCGCGCGGTACTGACAAACTGCCCGCCCTTGAAATGACCAAGTGGTTTGACACCAACTACCATTACCTGGTTCCGGAGTTATCCCCCTCGACTGTCTTTGGTTTTGAAGACCAGGGAAAAATCGAGGAGTTTAGACGAGCCCGAGACACAGGGTATGTTGTGCGGCCCACCCTGATCGGTCCCGTCACTTTCTTGGCACTTTCGAAGGCGGCGGAGGGTGCCCCTGCGAACTGGACTCCTCTCGAGCTAATAGACTCCATTGTGACGGCCTATCGCGAGGCCCTTACCGCATTTGCCGGCGCGGGAGTCGAGTGGATTCAGTTCGATGAGCCCGCCCTCACGACGGACAATCTTGGGGTCGCCCGCGATGAGTTGATCGAGGTTGCCAAGCGCGTTTGGTCAGATCTGTCCACTCATAATGATCGTCCCCAACTCTTGGTGACCCTTCCCTACGGCAACGGAAGTAGAGCAGCGGCGACGCTCGCTGAAACTGACGTTGAGGCAATCCACATAGATCTGAAACGCACTCCAGAGCCGGATGCCGTGCTGAGCAAGGCCCTCGCAAGAAAAACCCTGGTTGCAGGTGTCGTCGAGGGACGCAATATTTGGCGCGCCGATCTGCGCAAGGCGGTAACGACTCTGCAAAACCTTCAGCTCCTGGGCGTCACCGATCTGTCTGCTGCTACCGCTACGTCATTGCAGCACGTACCGATCACCGCTGACATTGAGCAGTGGGATGACCCGGCGCTCAATGAGGCTCTGCACCGGTGGCTCTCCTTTGCCGATCAGAAAGTCCAAGAGGTCGCGGTCTTAGGTCTTGGACTGGCTGACGGTTGGGACTCCATTCGAGAGGAGATAGAGGCGTCGGATCAGGCCATCAGGTCTCGGGCCTCATTCGAAGGGGTTATTCGCGCTGATGTGCGTGCACGAACGGCATCCGTTACGGCGGCGGACACACAGCGCGAGGACTCGGCGACCAGACAGAAGGCACAGGCCGAGGTACTACAACTTCCGCCGTTGCCGACCACCACTATCGGGTCTTTCCCGCAGACACAAAAGATTCGTAGGGCACGCGCCGCGCATGCTCGCGGTCAACTCACGGAGTCGCAATACCACGACGCGATGAAAGCCGAGATCGAATCGGTGATTCGCCTTCAGGAGGAACTGGACCTCGATGTCTTGGTTCACGGTGAAGCTGAGCGTAACGACATGGTCCAATACTTCGCTGAGCAACTAGACGGATACGCAGTAACAAGGAACGGCTGGGTTCAATCCTACGGAACTCGTTGCACGCGCCCATCGATCCTGTGGGGTGACGTCTCCCGGCCCGAACCAATGACAGTTGATTGGACGGCCTACGCTGCCTCGCTAACCGATAAGCCAGTCAAGGGGATGCTCACGGGTCCAACCACGATGATCGCGTGGTCCTTCCCGCGCGAGGACCTTCCCTTTGGTGAGGTTGCCGCCCAGATTGGTCTTGCGCTTCAAGACGAAGTTAAAGATCTTGAGACGGCGGGTATTCGCGTCATTCAGGTCGATGAGCCTGCCCTGCGTGAACTGTTGCCTCTCGATGAGTCTAGGCATCAGGACTATCTGGATCAGTCAGTTCGGGCCTTCAGGCTCGCGACCTCTGACGTGGACGTCGCGACACAAATTCACACCCATCTCTGTTACTCGGAGTTTGGGCAGGTTCTGGACGCCATCCTCGGACTGAATGCTGATGTCACCTCGATTGAGGCTGCCCGCTCGCGGATGGAGCTACTCGAGGACGTTGATACCGCCGATCTGATCCGAGGTCTTGGTCCCGGAGTGTGGGATATTCACTCTCCCAGGGTCCCAGGCGCCGAAGAACTAGCGGAACTGCTTCTAACCGCGGCTAAGTCGGTCCCGACGGACCTGCTTTGGGTGAATCCAGACTGCGGTCTCAAGACTCGCGGCTACACCGAGACCGAGCAGTCACTACGGAATCTGGTCCAGGCCGCGAAGGCCGTGAGAGCACAGCTGCAAGAGGCGGGCGACTAA